The nucleotide window CAGAGAAATTCTTCAGTAGTCGCGACTCGCGTACCATGCCAGTGGATACGAGCAGTGTTCCCTTGAAGCTACGGTTGGCCTCTCAGGACTCTCACTCGTGGCTATTGCTAGAAACATAGCACTATCGGAATCCCTGGAATCCGCTGGCAGCGGACCACTTGCACCTGGCAGTTACAGCGTCTCTACGGGTGACGCGACACGTTGTCGTTCGCGGTACACCATGATCCCGGCAAGGATCAGCCCAGACAGAACAGCGCCACCGCCAATAATTTTGGTACGGGGCTCGGCGAGGCTCATCGTCAACAGACACAGCACTACCGGTGGAAGACTCAAGGTTAGTGTCCCGAGTACCCCACCTGGCACACGATAGGGGCGGATCAGATCGGGCTCTTTGATCCGCAACCACACGAGGGCAGCAAATTCAGGAATTAACGCGAACGCGTATAAGAACACATCCATTTCTAACAATTCCTGAAACGAAAAAGTAATCAGCAACGAGACGATTGCACTCTGCAGCACGATGCTGACCCATGGCGTACCATAGCGAGGATGCAAAGTTGCCAACGGAGCCGGGAGCATGCTACGGACCGCCATCGCATACGGCACCCGTGCTGCCGTACAGAGTAGGCTACTAAACAACCCCACAGCACTGATGAGTCCAGCAAGCGTCATCCAGGCTCCCAACCACGGCCCACCAATTTGTGAGGCAACGGTGGGAAAGTATCCTTCTTTCCACTCTCCCCACTGGGTATTGACCCCCACCCCGACTGCTAATGGTACAAGGTACGCAAGTGTCACTAGCAGGACTGCTACGATCATCGCACGGGGATAGGTCAGTTCCGGATTTTCTACTTCACCGGCACAGCATCCTGCATTATCCCATCCGCAGGTATTCCACAGTAATACGCTGAGAAACACTCCCCATTCCACGGTATCTGGCCGAACTGTCCACGAAGCTACGTTAACTTGAGGTGCTCCTACTACAGCCATGACCACAAACGGGGCGAGGACAAGCAGTGTGAACAACACCGCCATCCGTCCGACTAACTGCACTCCCCGAATGTTCAACCACGCCATACTGGCAATGACCCCCATTCCCCACATCCATCGTTCGGCCCTTGTCATCGGCCCATAGAGATACGACAGATAGTCAACGAACATCACCGGATACAACGCAATATCGGCGAAGCTATAAAGCCAGCTCCACCATCCTTCTTGAAATGCCCAAAAACGGCCAAAGGCCCGTTGAACCCAGACAACATATCCTCCATCTTCGGGC belongs to Deltaproteobacteria bacterium and includes:
- a CDS encoding APC family permease, encoding MHLPRALGFRSLVALTFFCVAGGPYGIEDAVGSAGPMLALGGIFLIPWLWSLPTALMTAELSSSMPEDGGYVVWVQRAFGRFWAFQEGWWSWLYSFADIALYPVMFVDYLSYLYGPMTRAERWMWGMGVIASMAWLNIRGVQLVGRMAVLFTLLVLAPFVVMAVVGAPQVNVASWTVRPDTVEWGVFLSVLLWNTCGWDNAGCCAGEVENPELTYPRAMIVAVLLVTLAYLVPLAVGVGVNTQWGEWKEGYFPTVASQIGGPWLGAWMTLAGLISAVGLFSSLLCTAARVPYAMAVRSMLPAPLATLHPRYGTPWVSIVLQSAIVSLLITFSFQELLEMDVFLYAFALIPEFAALVWLRIKEPDLIRPYRVPGGVLGTLTLSLPPVVLCLLTMSLAEPRTKIIGGGAVLSGLILAGIMVYRERQRVASPVETL